From the genome of Paraburkholderia largidicola:
CGCAGCACAGATTCCGCGTTCGCTCGGCGATGTCGACGCCGCCGCGATCAATACGAACTTCGCGATGGAAGCCGGTCTGAAGCCGAAGCAGGACGCCATTGCGATCGAAGATCCGAAGGGTCCGTACGTGAACGTCATTGCGATCCGCGAGGCGGACCGCAACAAGCCGTGGGTGGCGAAGCTGGTCGCGGCTTACCACTCGCCGGAAGTGAAGCAGTTCATCGAAAGCAAGTTTGGCGGCGCGGTCATCGCGTCCTGGTAATCCGGCGTGGCGCCGCATTACGTGGCGACGGGCGGCGTATGGGATCGTGCTGTCTGAAGAATCGGTAGCAACCCGGACTTGGCGTCCGGGTTTTTTTAGATATAGAATAGCACGACCGTTCGCTATTTCCGTCACACCGTCGGGGAGCGATATCCTCAACACCAAGCAATCCCGGACCGGCTGCCGCAGAGGCTGTCGCTATAATGTCCGTCGGGTTGACGTATTCGTAACTTTGGAGCGTGTGCATGAAAATCCTGGTGCCAGTCAAGAGAGTGGTTGACTACAACGTGAAGGTCCGCGTGAAGTCGGACAACACGGGTGTCGACATTGCGAATGTGAAGATGTCGATGAATCCGTTCGACGAAATCGCCGTCGAAGAAGCCGTGCGTCTGCGCGAAGCGGGCGTGGCAACGGAAGTGATCGCGGTGTCGGCGGGCGTCGCGCAATGTCAGGAAACGCTGCGCACGGCGCTGGCGATCGGCGCGGATCGCGCGATCCTGATCGAATCGAACGAAGAGCTGCAGCCGCTGGCTGTCGCGAAGCTGCTCAAGGCGCTGGTCGACAAGGAACAGCCGCAGCTGGTGATCCTCGGCAAGCAGGCCATCGACGACGATTCCAACCAGACGGGCCAGATGCTCGCTGCACTGGCCAATCTGCCGCAAGCGACGTTTGCATCGAAGGTTGTCGTAGCGGATGGCAAGGCGACGGTGTCGCGTGAAGTCGATGGCGGCGCGGAAACGCTGTCGCTGACGCTGCCGGCTGTCATCACGACCGATCTGCGCCTGAACGAGCCGCGCTACGTAACGCTGCCGAACATCATGAAGGCGAAGAAGAAGCCGCTCGAAACCGTGAAGCCGGAAGACCTGGGCGTCGATGTCACGCCGCGTCTGAAGACGCTGAAGGTCAGCGAGCCGCCGAAGCGCTCGGCTGGCGTGAAGGTGGCCGACGTGAAGACGCTGGTCGAGAAGCTGAAGACCGAAGCCAAAGTGCTTTGATCTACGGAGACGAATGAAATGACGATTCTGGTAATTGCTGAACACGACAACGCGGCGCTGAAGGCAGCGACGCTCAATACGGTTGCTGCCGCGCAGAAGATCGGTGGCGACGTTCACGTGCTGGTGGCTGGCCACAACGCGCAAGGCGCGGCTGACGCGGCGGCGAAGGTGGCAGGCGTGGCGAAGGTGCTGCTCGCCGACGCGCCGCAACTGGCAGCAGGCCTCGCGGAAAACGTCGAGGCGACGGTGCTGAATGTCGCGAAGGACTACTCGCACATCCTCGCGCCCGCTACGGCTTACGGCAAGAACATCGCGCCGCGAATCGCAGCGAAGCTCGACGTCGCGCAGATCAGCGACATCACGGCTGTCGATTCGGCCGATACGTTCGAGCGTCCGATCTACGCGGGCAACGCGATTGCGATCGTGCAATCGGCTGATCCCATCAAGGTCATCACGGTGCGTTCGACGGGCTTCGACCCGGTTGCAGCGGAAGGCGGCAGCGCATCGGTCGAGAAGATCGAAGCGGCAGCCGATACGGGCATCTCGCAGTTCGTGAGCCGTGAAGTGACGAAGCTCGACCGTCCGGAACTGACGTCGGCGCACGTCATTGTGTCGGGCGGTCGTGGTCTGGGCAGCGGCGAGAACTACACGAAGGTGCTGGAGCCGCTGGCCGACAAACTCGGCGCGGCAATGGGCGCATCGCGCGCAGCCGTCGACGCGGGCTACGTGCCGAACGACTATCAGGTCGGTCAGACGGGCAAGATCGTCGCGCCGCAGCTGTACATCGCGGTCGGTATCTCGGGCGCGATCCAGCATCTCGCAGGCATGAAGGACTCGAAGGTCATCGTTGCCATCAACAAGGACGAAGAAGCGCCGATTTTCAGCGTCGCGGATTATGGCCTCGTTGGCGATCTGTTCACCGTCGTGCCGGAGCTGGTGAAGGAACTCGGCTGATAAAGCGGCACGCCGCCTGACGGCAAACGACAGCAAAGCGAAGAGGCGCGAGGATGTTGAATCCAGCGCCTCTTTTTTCATCGGAGTCAGGGAGGAGACACACATGAGCTACACGGCACCCATCAAGGACATGATGTTCGCGATGCAGGAACTGGCCGGACTGGATGACATCGCAGCGCTGCCCGGCTTCGAGGACGCGAACGCTGAAACCGCACAAGCCGTGCTCGAAGAATCCGCGAAGCTGTGCGGCGAAGTGCTGGCGCCGCTGAACGTCGAAGGCGACCGCAACCCGAGCAGCTGGAAAGACGGCCACGTGACGGCGACGCCTGGTTTCGCCGATGCGTTCCGCCAGTTCGCCGCAGGCGGCTGGCAGGGCGTGCAGCATCCCGTCGAATACGAAGGCCAGGGCCTGCCGAAGCTGATCGCGACGGCGTGTATCGAGATGCTGAACGCGTCGAACCTGTCGTTCGCGCTGTGTCCGCTGCTGACGGACGGCGCGATCGAGGCGCTGCTGACGGCAGGCAGCGACGCGCAGAAAAAGACCTATGTCCCGAAGCTGATTTCCGGCGAATGGACGGGCACGATGAACCTCACCGAGCCGCAAGCGGGCTCGGATCTCGCGCTGGTGCGAACGCGCGCCGAGCCGCAGGGCGACGGCTCGTTCAAGCTGTTCGGCACGAAGATTTTCATCACGTGGGGCGAGCACGACATGGCGGACAACATCGTCCACCTCGTGCTCGCGCGCACGCCGGATGCGCCTGAAGGCGTGAAAGGCATTTCGCTGTTCGTCGTGCCGAAGTTCCTCGTCAACGAGGACGGCTCGCTGGGCGAGCGCAACGACGTGCACTGCGTGTCGATCGAACACAAGCTCGGGATCAAGGCGAGCCCGACGGCCGTGCTGCAGTTCGGCGACCACGGTGGCGCGATCGGTCATCTGATCGGCGAAGAGAATCGCGGCCTCGAATACATGTTCATCATGATGAACGCGGCGCGGTTTGCGGTCGGCATGCAGGGCGTGGCCATATCGGACCGGGCTTACCAGAAGGCGGTCGCGTACGCGAAAGACCGCGTGCAGAGC
Proteins encoded in this window:
- a CDS encoding electron transfer flavoprotein subunit beta/FixA family protein, which translates into the protein MKILVPVKRVVDYNVKVRVKSDNTGVDIANVKMSMNPFDEIAVEEAVRLREAGVATEVIAVSAGVAQCQETLRTALAIGADRAILIESNEELQPLAVAKLLKALVDKEQPQLVILGKQAIDDDSNQTGQMLAALANLPQATFASKVVVADGKATVSREVDGGAETLSLTLPAVITTDLRLNEPRYVTLPNIMKAKKKPLETVKPEDLGVDVTPRLKTLKVSEPPKRSAGVKVADVKTLVEKLKTEAKVL
- a CDS encoding electron transfer flavoprotein subunit alpha/FixB family protein, translated to MTILVIAEHDNAALKAATLNTVAAAQKIGGDVHVLVAGHNAQGAADAAAKVAGVAKVLLADAPQLAAGLAENVEATVLNVAKDYSHILAPATAYGKNIAPRIAAKLDVAQISDITAVDSADTFERPIYAGNAIAIVQSADPIKVITVRSTGFDPVAAEGGSASVEKIEAAADTGISQFVSREVTKLDRPELTSAHVIVSGGRGLGSGENYTKVLEPLADKLGAAMGASRAAVDAGYVPNDYQVGQTGKIVAPQLYIAVGISGAIQHLAGMKDSKVIVAINKDEEAPIFSVADYGLVGDLFTVVPELVKELG
- a CDS encoding acyl-CoA dehydrogenase — its product is MSYTAPIKDMMFAMQELAGLDDIAALPGFEDANAETAQAVLEESAKLCGEVLAPLNVEGDRNPSSWKDGHVTATPGFADAFRQFAAGGWQGVQHPVEYEGQGLPKLIATACIEMLNASNLSFALCPLLTDGAIEALLTAGSDAQKKTYVPKLISGEWTGTMNLTEPQAGSDLALVRTRAEPQGDGSFKLFGTKIFITWGEHDMADNIVHLVLARTPDAPEGVKGISLFVVPKFLVNEDGSLGERNDVHCVSIEHKLGIKASPTAVLQFGDHGGAIGHLIGEENRGLEYMFIMMNAARFAVGMQGVAISDRAYQKAVAYAKDRVQSRPVDGSAKQSVSIIHHPDVRRMLSTMRALTEGSRALAYVAASHSDLAHRHPDEAKRAEHQAIYEYLVPIVKGWSTELSVDVTSLGVQVHGGMGFIEETGAAQYYRDARILPIYEGTTAIQANDLVGRKTVRDGGAVAKALLAQIAQTVEALKQHKGAAFQSMQKHLSLGHDALQSTVAFVVANTKSDPNAVFAGSVSYLKLAGIVLGGWQMARAMLAAQQKHAQDPSFYGAKIATAQFFAEHLLPQAVALEASITSAKGGEGVLALSEDQF